The following coding sequences lie in one Dehalobacter sp. 12DCB1 genomic window:
- the rny gene encoding ribonuclease Y, whose translation MEISGLIAVVIVLAGLAIGSLIGWFIRKSSAEKMIGSAEIEAKRLLKNAEAEAEAKKREKVVAAKEEVMQLRNDIEKETRERRNEIQRLERRNLQKEETLERKIEVLERKEENLHRKESEVEKQKLDLNDLLIKQVAELERLSGLTPEEAKQLLLKSVEEEVRYESAIMIKEYETRTKEEAEKRAKDIISLAIHRCAADHVAESTVSVVALPNDEMKGRIIGREGRNIRALETLTGIDLIIDDTPEAVILSGFDPIRREVARVALEKLILDGRIHPARIEEMVEKAQKEVDQKIREEGEQATFETGVHGIHSELIKLLGRLRFRTSYGQNVLKHAIEVSHLAGLMASELGVDVQTAKRAGLLHDIGKAVDHDTEGTHVEIGVDLCKKYKESWDIIHAIEAHHGDTEPKTIVAVLVAAADAVSAARPGARRETLESYIKRLQKLEEIAETFEGVEKSYAIQAGREIRIIVNPDKIDDALAPRFAHDIAKRIEEELEYPGQIKVVVMRETRAVDYAK comes from the coding sequence TTGGAAATATCAGGCTTAATTGCAGTTGTTATTGTACTCGCCGGATTGGCGATTGGCAGTCTGATCGGCTGGTTTATCCGCAAATCATCTGCGGAAAAAATGATTGGATCTGCTGAAATAGAAGCAAAAAGGCTTTTAAAAAATGCTGAGGCAGAGGCTGAAGCTAAAAAAAGAGAAAAAGTTGTTGCAGCTAAAGAAGAGGTTATGCAGCTTCGCAATGATATTGAAAAAGAGACCAGAGAAAGACGTAACGAAATCCAGCGTCTGGAAAGACGCAATCTCCAAAAGGAAGAGACCCTTGAAAGAAAAATTGAAGTTTTAGAGCGTAAGGAAGAAAATTTACATCGCAAAGAATCAGAAGTTGAAAAACAAAAACTTGATTTAAATGATCTCCTGATTAAACAGGTAGCTGAGCTGGAAAGGCTTTCCGGTCTGACTCCTGAAGAAGCCAAACAATTGTTGTTAAAAAGTGTCGAGGAAGAAGTACGTTACGAATCGGCAATCATGATTAAGGAATATGAGACCCGGACAAAAGAAGAAGCCGAAAAACGCGCTAAAGATATTATTTCTTTGGCTATTCATCGTTGTGCTGCAGACCATGTTGCTGAAAGCACAGTTTCAGTGGTTGCTCTACCGAACGATGAAATGAAAGGCCGTATCATTGGCCGAGAGGGCCGAAACATCAGAGCTCTTGAGACTTTAACGGGTATTGATTTGATTATTGACGATACGCCTGAGGCTGTTATTTTATCAGGATTTGATCCGATTAGAAGAGAAGTCGCCAGAGTCGCTCTGGAAAAACTGATTTTGGACGGACGTATTCATCCGGCTAGAATTGAAGAAATGGTTGAAAAGGCGCAGAAGGAAGTTGACCAAAAAATCAGGGAAGAAGGAGAACAAGCTACCTTCGAAACTGGGGTTCACGGCATACATTCCGAACTGATTAAATTGCTTGGCCGACTGCGTTTCAGAACCAGTTATGGACAAAATGTTTTAAAACACGCTATCGAGGTATCTCATCTGGCCGGGCTAATGGCTTCCGAACTGGGCGTTGATGTCCAGACCGCAAAACGCGCCGGACTTCTGCATGACATTGGTAAAGCCGTTGACCATGATACCGAAGGCACGCATGTTGAGATTGGTGTTGATCTCTGCAAAAAGTACAAAGAATCATGGGATATTATTCACGCGATTGAGGCCCATCACGGTGACACTGAACCTAAGACGATTGTTGCAGTGCTTGTTGCCGCTGCAGATGCGGTATCGGCTGCCAGACCTGGCGCCAGACGCGAGACTTTGGAGTCCTACATTAAAAGGCTGCAGAAGCTTGAGGAAATTGCCGAAACCTTTGAAGGCGTTGAAAAATCCTACGCAATTCAGGCCGGCAGAGAGATTCGCATTATTGTGAATCCGGACAAGATTGATGATGCACTTGCACCAAGGTTTGCACATGATATTGCAAAGAGAATTGAAGAAGAACTGGAATACCCCGGACAGATCAAAGTTGTCGTAATGCGGGAGACCCGCGCAGTAGATTATGCGAAGTAA
- a CDS encoding RecX family transcriptional regulator, with protein sequence MMNRNQASPKKSVLGAALDFLSRRQLSARQLAGKLEAKGYSAEENAEALRKLEEWKYIDDRQYALSYVKSKETRFSRIRICIELQKAGLDNRMISLVMDEYYPEQQEVQNCLLLGRKMFEQEYRKYQKKSLNDQNRNIHPKELYLRKKVGDKLLAKGYQLDIVKKVLEEIIIFDNL encoded by the coding sequence ATGATGAATAGAAATCAGGCCTCGCCGAAGAAAAGTGTGCTAGGTGCTGCGCTGGATTTCTTAAGCCGCAGGCAGCTGTCTGCCAGGCAGCTTGCTGGCAAATTGGAGGCTAAAGGTTATTCAGCAGAGGAAAATGCTGAGGCTCTTCGAAAACTAGAAGAATGGAAGTATATTGATGATCGGCAATATGCCTTGTCATATGTTAAAAGTAAGGAAACAAGGTTTTCTCGGATCAGAATATGTATTGAACTGCAAAAAGCCGGTCTGGACAATCGGATGATCTCTCTCGTCATGGATGAATACTATCCCGAGCAGCAGGAGGTTCAAAATTGCCTGCTGCTTGGCCGTAAAATGTTTGAGCAGGAGTATAGGAAATACCAGAAAAAATCCCTAAACGATCAAAACAGAAATATCCATCCAAAAGAGTTATATTTAAGGAAAAAGGTCGGGGACAAGCTCTTAGCGAAAGGTTATCAATTGGATATCGTCAAAAAAGTACTTGAAGAGATTATTATTTTTGATAATCTTTAA
- the recA gene encoding recombinase RecA gives MATPDKLKALDIALSQIEKQFGKGAIMKLGEASDRMAVETISTGSLALDLALGVGGVPRGRVIEVYGPESSGKTTVTLHIIAEAQKTGGVAAFIDAEHALDPVYARALGVNVDDLLVSQPDTGEQALEICEALVRSGAVDVVVIDSVAALVPRAEIEGEMGDSHMGLHARLMSQALRKLTGAISKSRTCVIFINQIREKVGVMFGNPETTTGGRALKFYASVRLEVKKQDVIKQGQEIIGNRTRVKVVKNKVAPPFNFADFDLVYGEGISREGSIVDMGSETGILMKSGAWYSYNGERLGQGRENVKDFLRQHPDIAAEIERKVRDLVLVSKDRSNGAKDDSMNDE, from the coding sequence ATGGCTACTCCAGATAAACTGAAAGCATTGGATATTGCACTGAGCCAAATTGAAAAGCAGTTTGGCAAGGGAGCGATTATGAAACTCGGCGAAGCTTCGGACAGAATGGCTGTTGAGACGATTTCAACAGGTTCATTGGCCCTGGATTTGGCTTTGGGCGTTGGCGGAGTTCCCAGGGGCCGGGTAATAGAGGTTTATGGACCGGAGTCTTCGGGGAAAACCACCGTAACGCTGCATATTATTGCTGAGGCACAAAAAACAGGTGGCGTTGCAGCTTTTATTGATGCGGAGCATGCCCTTGACCCGGTATATGCCCGTGCGCTGGGTGTGAATGTCGACGATCTGCTGGTTTCCCAGCCAGACACCGGTGAGCAAGCACTGGAAATCTGTGAAGCCCTTGTCCGTAGCGGCGCGGTTGATGTCGTCGTAATTGACTCGGTGGCGGCACTTGTGCCACGGGCTGAAATCGAAGGGGAGATGGGCGATTCCCACATGGGGCTGCATGCCCGTCTGATGTCCCAGGCATTGCGCAAGCTTACCGGGGCAATCAGTAAAAGCCGTACCTGTGTCATCTTTATTAATCAGATCAGGGAGAAAGTTGGCGTAATGTTCGGCAACCCTGAGACGACGACCGGAGGACGGGCACTGAAATTTTATGCTTCAGTCCGGCTGGAAGTCAAAAAGCAGGATGTCATCAAGCAGGGGCAGGAAATCATCGGCAATCGTACCCGCGTAAAGGTCGTCAAAAACAAGGTTGCACCGCCGTTTAACTTTGCTGATTTTGACCTGGTTTATGGCGAAGGGATATCCAGGGAAGGCAGTATTGTCGATATGGGATCGGAAACAGGTATTCTTATGAAATCGGGCGCCTGGTATTCCTACAATGGCGAAAGGCTTGGACAGGGAAGAGAGAATGTAAAGGACTTTTTGCGTCAGCATCCTGATATTGCTGCAGAGATCGAGAGAAAAGTGCGTGATCTGGTTCTGGTCTCGAAAGACAGGTCCAACGGTGCTAAGGATGACAGCATGAATGATGAATAG